Below is a window of Halodesulfovibrio sp. MK-HDV DNA.
AACTACAATTTCGTGGTGAATTCTTCTCTAATCCTGCGCCAGTTCATCCATATAAGTTTGTACTGGTACGACATTTCTCTACATACAAGAACCCGTATGGCCTGCGTTTGTTATCGCGCTGTTTATGGCCAGTGGCCTTTAAGCGTGGCGGGATAGAGTTCTGGACTCGGTTCTGTGAGAAGTTTGGACAACCTTGGATGCTGGGAACAGCCGGACAAAATGCTACGCAAGTTGAAATGAATACTATGGCGGCTAACCTTGCATCAATGGTGCAGGATGCCGTGGCGGTTGTTCCAAGTGGGGCAAAGGTTGAGGCGCTTCAATTTTCAGGAAAGGGTGAAGCACACAGCAGCTATGTGCAGCATTGGGACAAGGCAATAAACAAAGTCCTCAAGGGGCAGACGCTTACTAGTGATATGGGCGGCGGGCATTCAAATGCAGCAGCGCAAACACACTATGGCGTTCTGGAAGACTACGCAGCAGCAGATGCGCAACTAGTTGTAACTGCAATGAACAACATCGCGTGGACGTACTCCAAGGTAAATACGGCTGATGCCGTGAATAAACGCCTTCGTTCTGCATTTAGCCCTATATTTAGCTACATAGAACCGGAAGACTACAAGGAACGTGTTGAACTGGATAAGGGGCTAGCCTCTCTCGGAGTGACGTTTAAGAAGCAGCATTTTGTACAAAAGTATGCGTTGGCTGAAGAAGAATTTACGTTGAAGGGAGAGGACGATTCTGGGGCAGGCAAGCTACACGGCGAGAACAAGAAAAAAGGTACGCCAGACAGTAAAAAGCAATCTGAAGAGAAAGAAGAAAGTTTTGCAGCTCCTGAAGAAGCAAAGCCAGACGTATTTCAGCAGCAGATAGGTACATTTGTTGAAAGTGTGTTGCCAGATGTTGTCACTCAAAATGAGAAATTTATGCGGCAAGTTCAGGCGGCAGCTGAAAACGCGGAGTCATGGGAAGATATGCAACTTTTGTTGGAAGAGCTTGTTCCGCAAGAGATGACGGAGGACGAGCAGGCCGCGTTTATGTCGGAAGTGCTAAACGGCGCTGCTATGTATGGACAATATGCAGCAGGTAATAGCGATGATTAAACCTCTTGCATTAGCTCCTGCCGAGGCCATTGCTTATTGGAAAACTAAAGTCCCCGTTTCAAGTGGTGAATTTAAGCGGATGGGCGATGAAGCTCGTTCTCGTGCTTTTGCGGTAAGTAGCCTTGCACGTGCTGATCAGGTGGCAACAATGCAGGCCGCAATAGGCAAGGCCATTGAAGATGGCGAGACTTTTAATGACTTCAAAAAGCGTGTTGCGAGTGTAGCCAAAGAAGCAACGCTGCGTCCGTGGCAGCTTGCAAACATTTACCGCACCAATATTCAGAGCGCCTATATGGCAGGTCGCTATTCTCAAATGAAACGAGCAGCTAAAAGTCGCCCGTATTGGCGATATGTTGCCGTGGGTGACGACCGCAGTCGTCTAGATCATTTGGCGTTACACGGAAAAGTCTATCCGCATGACCACGAATTTTGGGATACGTTTTACCCACCTAATGGCTTCGCTTGTCGTTGTTCAGTGCAGACTTTGTCAGATTTTCAGATGCGTAAGCGTGGGCTGAAGGCAGAAGAGGACATGCCGGATATTGTGCATGCCACTCATCCAACAACAGGTGAGCCACTTCCTCCAGTACGGCCAAAGCCGGATGCAGGGTTTTCAACCAATGTAGGAAAGGAATGGCACGCAGGGCTTACAGCGTCTGAGCTTAAAGATGAATCTCAGTTGGTATCAACAGTGCGAACAACAATGTGCCGCACTCCTGTTGAGTTTACTGTGCATAAAGGAGACGCGTGTAAATCGCCATTACATGAGCTTGATGACCGTCATGTTTTGCCCGTGGTAGATGCTGATATACTTTCCGAAGGGCTGGCTTCAGAGCAATACGCAAAAGCATTCCTAAACGAATTTGGCTTGCCCGATGTTGATGGTTCAATCCTGCATACACTTCCGTGTGGGCATCCTCTTGTTATCAGCAAGCACCTGTTTCTCGATAAAAAGACAGGTAAGTGGAAAGTAAAAGGCTCCGGGCACGAGCAGTACCTGAAGCTATTGGCCAGAACCATCAAAAGGCCGTTTGAAGTCTGGAAAGTGCCGTCAATGCTTGCAGGAAAGCCTGCGCATGTATTGCGGATGCTAGGTGTGTTTGCCGGGGAAGATGGCAAAGCTGGCGGATTCGCTATTTTTAATCTGGTAAATGGGCGCAAGTGGTCAGGTGTAGCTTCTTTTACGCCGAACATCGGAAACAAAACGATAATGCTGGAATCGCTAGAGAGGCAGCGAGAAGGAATACTGCTTTATCGTGAATAATAACTTTAAGCGCGTTAACACGGTGTGTTAGCGCGCATTTCTTTTATTGCGAGATTATATTTGAGGAGTACCTATGAAGAACTGGGACAAAATTGCACGCACTGGCACGTTTACCGCCATGTCCGGTAAGCAGGTGACGATCACAAAATCAAAACTGGACGAGCTGGTCAAAAGCTTTGTTCCAGAAACCTACAAGCCACCAGTGGTTAAAGGGCATCCTAAAGTGGAAGACCCAGCGTTTGGGCATGTTGCAGAGCTTAAACGGGAAGGTGACATTTTGTTTGCCCTATATGCCTCAGTTCCCGACGAGTTGAAAAATGAAGTCTATAGTGGACGCTACTTGAGCAAGAGTATTTCCGTTTTTCCTCCTAAATCTGGAGAGCCTTGGAAGCTTAAACACGTAGGACTGCTTGGTGCTGCTGCACCAGCCATAGACGGCCTTGGCGGCATTCAACTTTCAGAAGGTGAAGACGGGGCGCTCATGTTTGCAAATTTTCAAACTGAGGAACAGGCAACAATGGACGAAAAAGACAAAACGATTGCTGATCTTAAAGCAAAACTTAAAGCGGAGCAGGACGCGAAGACAGCGGCTGAATCCGCACGGGAAAAGGAAACCCAAGCCCGGGCTGAAGCAGAAGGAAAGCTTGCAAAGACAGCTGAAGAACAGGCTTCTGCATCTCGTACCGCCAAAGTGGAAAAGCTGATTACCGAAGGCAAAGTGCTGCCCGCAGAAAAAGAGCAGATAGCTGAGTTTGCCAAGGCTTTGGAAGGTGGTGAGGAGATCAGTTTTAGCGCAGGTGAAGGTAAAAAGCCGCTGGCCGATCATTTTTGGTCATGGGTTGAAGGCCGCAAAGAGCATGGTCTTTTTGAGTTCTCTGCAGCTGATACCAATCCACAGCAGGGTGGCGAAACCGCAGACCTAAGCGGTCTTGCCGGAAAGTTTTAGGAGGCTGTTATGGGAAAGCATAATGCATCAGTACAGCATTCATACACTGTAGAAATTGTAATTTCTGGCAGCGGACCGCATGTGGTGCGCACTTATCCTAAAAAGGCAGGGGTAGTGATTCCTTTTGGAGGCATTGCTGCAATGAACAGTGCCGAGGCAATTGAATTTGACCCGTCAGGTGATTTAGCTGTGAAGGGCGTTGCAACAAAGCCCGCAGCCGCAGACGACGTAAGTGTCACCCTTTGCGTTTTGGGTGGCGTTAAGCGTGAGTTGGTTACGGTTAAAGATAATGCTGCCCTTGATGCTGCAATTACGGTGAAGCTCGAAGAACGTCATATTTACTGCGAGTAAGCAGCACTAAGTAAGAAGGACAATTATGTTTGATTTAAAACCATATTTTACAGCGGTACGAATCGCTAAGCGTTTCCAAAATGCGCCTATTATCAAGGACGTAGTCATGGATACGCTCTTTCCGCCAGAAGTGCGGCAGACTGTAGAGTCCCCAGTCATTCCGGTGTCAGATATCCAGCAGGTTGTCGGAGCTGTTCCGGTGGTACATCGCGGCGCGGCCTCTATTCCGCTACGTGGTGATGTTACGCTTAATACCTACGTTGAGCCGCTTCCAGTCCGTATTCATGACGATATTGATGGCGTGACACTTAACAATTTAAAGCTGGCCAACTCTACCACGTTGGAACAGTGGGCAGAACGCAAGCAGCTTGCTCTTCGTAGAACTGCCCGTCTTACTGCTGCCGTGCTTTGTGCCCAAGCTGTGTTTGATGGAAGCATTAGCTACCCGTTGCTTGAATCTAACGGAAGTTATGCAACCTACACGGTGCAATATGGTGATGTGCTTACGTACAACACTACCGCACAGGAAAAATGGAACCATGCTGATGCAAGCATGATGTCTATCTACAAAACGTTGGAAGAAATGAGTAGCAAGCTCGACAAAGCTGGGCATGGTGGAGAAAAAATTACGTTTGCGGGTGTGCTTGCATTTACCACTATTCTCACGCTCATTGAAGCTACAGATAAGCCGAAAATTCCTGTGAAAATTATGGATGATGGCTCTATCAACTTGGGCGGTCACAAGATTAAAAAGATGGCAGAAACATATCCTGATCCAGAAAACGATACCGTGAAGGCAAAGCTTGCGCCTAAAGAAATCCGCATGATTGCTACGGGCAATACCGCCTTATTTTACGGTCCTATTGATGATCTAGATTCCAATCTGCAAGCCATGCCGATGTTTGTGAAACCGCTTAAAATGGATAACCCAAGCAAGTATATGCTTATCGGTGAATCC
It encodes the following:
- a CDS encoding phage minor head protein; this encodes MIKPLALAPAEAIAYWKTKVPVSSGEFKRMGDEARSRAFAVSSLARADQVATMQAAIGKAIEDGETFNDFKKRVASVAKEATLRPWQLANIYRTNIQSAYMAGRYSQMKRAAKSRPYWRYVAVGDDRSRLDHLALHGKVYPHDHEFWDTFYPPNGFACRCSVQTLSDFQMRKRGLKAEEDMPDIVHATHPTTGEPLPPVRPKPDAGFSTNVGKEWHAGLTASELKDESQLVSTVRTTMCRTPVEFTVHKGDACKSPLHELDDRHVLPVVDADILSEGLASEQYAKAFLNEFGLPDVDGSILHTLPCGHPLVISKHLFLDKKTGKWKVKGSGHEQYLKLLARTIKRPFEVWKVPSMLAGKPAHVLRMLGVFAGEDGKAGGFAIFNLVNGRKWSGVASFTPNIGNKTIMLESLERQREGILLYRE
- a CDS encoding major capsid protein, which codes for MFDLKPYFTAVRIAKRFQNAPIIKDVVMDTLFPPEVRQTVESPVIPVSDIQQVVGAVPVVHRGAASIPLRGDVTLNTYVEPLPVRIHDDIDGVTLNNLKLANSTTLEQWAERKQLALRRTARLTAAVLCAQAVFDGSISYPLLESNGSYATYTVQYGDVLTYNTTAQEKWNHADASMMSIYKTLEEMSSKLDKAGHGGEKITFAGVLAFTTILTLIEATDKPKIPVKIMDDGSINLGGHKIKKMAETYPDPENDTVKAKLAPKEIRMIATGNTALFYGPIDDLDSNLQAMPMFVKPLKMDNPSKYMLIGESKPLPAVAPKATIKATVLT
- a CDS encoding DUF935 family protein, translating into QAVQGRKLMTLNKRQYQFVPGAPAGAEPEAEAVKLCDSLVRDLEDIDMDVLFSGILDAPYYGMTPIELTFAPDGGRLKLVQVEPKPVEWFTFNDANQLQFRGEFFSNPAPVHPYKFVLVRHFSTYKNPYGLRLLSRCLWPVAFKRGGIEFWTRFCEKFGQPWMLGTAGQNATQVEMNTMAANLASMVQDAVAVVPSGAKVEALQFSGKGEAHSSYVQHWDKAINKVLKGQTLTSDMGGGHSNAAAQTHYGVLEDYAAADAQLVVTAMNNIAWTYSKVNTADAVNKRLRSAFSPIFSYIEPEDYKERVELDKGLASLGVTFKKQHFVQKYALAEEEFTLKGEDDSGAGKLHGENKKKGTPDSKKQSEEKEESFAAPEEAKPDVFQQQIGTFVESVLPDVVTQNEKFMRQVQAAAENAESWEDMQLLLEELVPQEMTEDEQAAFMSEVLNGAAMYGQYAAGNSDD